In Actinomycetota bacterium, the sequence ACGCGCGTCGGTATCTTGCCGACGGATTGTGCGGCATCCGTGTGAAGCAGGACGCCGGAGGCGCGGCAGACGTCGGCGATCTGGGTGATGGGCTCTATCGTCCCCATCTCGTTGTTGGCGTGCATCACGGAGACGAGAATCGTGTCCTCCGTGATCGCCGCCTCCACCGCGGCGGGGTCGACCAAACCTGTCGAATCGACCGGAAGGACGGTCAGCTTGGCCCCAAGTCGCTCGAGGAAGCGACACGGCTCGATGATCGCCGGGTGTTCGACGGCGGTCGTGATGATGTGTCCACGACCGCCCTTTGCGTAGAAGACGCCCTTGAGCGCGTGGTTGTTCGCCTCGGTGCCACCGCTCGTAAAGACGACTTCGCCCGGTGTGCAGCCGAGGAGATCGGCGACTTGGGCCCGCGCGTTTTCCACGGCCTCCCGCCCGGGGCGACCGGCCCAGTGCGTGCTCGAAGGGTTCCCGTAGGCGGACGCAAGGTACGGCTGCATCGCCTCACGCACCTCCGGGGCGATGGGAGTGCTCGCGTTGAAATCCAAGTAGATCTGTTCCATGCGTCGCACCTCCGGAGTGCTCAGAACCACCGCCACAGCCACCAACGCTCGAACAGCACCTTGTTCAGGTGGTTCAGCCGGCTGGGACGGCCGATCTTCAACGCCGGCTTCGGCTCGGCGTAGAAGTCCCCGGACCCGTATCCGGCGACAGACCCCCCTGTCTCGATCCAGCACATGCCGTTGCCGTCGAACGCGCCCGGCTCACCGCGTCCGTTGATGTCGGCTGCAATCGTCTTCGCGACCGCTTCCGCCTGGTGGTGCGCGAACACGCCTGCCTTGGGAAGCGGCAGGCCCATCGGGAGCTTGATCATCACCGCGTCGCCGATGGCCCAGAGGCGCTCGCGGTCCATGGCCATCGTGTGCGGATCCGCGACCGACAGCCACGCTCCCGGCTCGGCAAGCCCGGAGTCCGCGCAGAATCGAGGAAGGCGGTGGGGTGGGACGCTCACGATGAGGTCTGCTGTCACCCGCTCCCCGTTCTCGAATGTGACCTCGCGGCCCCCTGGGTCGATTCCGGCGACCTTCATCTGCGGGTGGAAGTCGATGTCCTTGGCGGCAAGCATCGACTTCACGGCGTCGCCCATCTCCTTGCCAGCGACCGGCATGGGCTGGGGCTCCCAGGTGTAGACGGCGATCTCGCTCTTTGTGCGCACGCTGCGCTGCCGGAGCGCCCAGTCGATCTGCAGCGCCGCCTCATAAGGTGCAGCCGGGCACTTGTAGGGCATCCCCACGACGAGGACGGCGACCTTGCCTCCGGAGAACCGGGCGAGCGCATCGCGCAGTGCGACCGCCCCATCCAAGTTGAACGGGGTGAGCGAGATCTCCGCCAGGCCGGGCGATGTTTCCGGCGCCAGCTCGGCGCCGGGAGCGAGGATCAGGTAGTCGTAGCCGTACTTGTCGCCTCCGGACGTAAGATGGCCGGTCGTCGTGTCGATGCCCTCGACAGCGGCGTTCACGTAGCGGATGCCCTTGCTCTCCAGAAGAGACAGCGGCCTCGACACCTGCTCCGGCGTGCGCTTACCTGTCATCACCCAGAGGAACGACGCCTGGAATCGGTGGTGCGTGTCACGGTCGAACAGGACGACTGAGTGCTCT encodes:
- a CDS encoding aminotransferase class V-fold PLP-dependent enzyme yields the protein MEQIYLDFNASTPIAPEVREAMQPYLASAYGNPSSTHWAGRPGREAVENARAQVADLLGCTPGEVVFTSGGTEANNHALKGVFYAKGGRGHIITTAVEHPAIIEPCRFLERLGAKLTVLPVDSTGLVDPAAVEAAITEDTILVSVMHANNEMGTIEPITQIADVCRASGVLLHTDAAQSVGKIPTRV
- a CDS encoding FAD/NAD(P)-binding oxidoreductase, yielding MSTIAIVGGGSGGVVAANKLRRALGTEHSVVLFDRDTHHRFQASFLWVMTGKRTPEQVSRPLSLLESKGIRYVNAAVEGIDTTTGHLTSGGDKYGYDYLILAPGAELAPETSPGLAEISLTPFNLDGAVALRDALARFSGGKVAVLVVGMPYKCPAAPYEAALQIDWALRQRSVRTKSEIAVYTWEPQPMPVAGKEMGDAVKSMLAAKDIDFHPQMKVAGIDPGGREVTFENGERVTADLIVSVPPHRLPRFCADSGLAEPGAWLSVADPHTMAMDRERLWAIGDAVMIKLPMGLPLPKAGVFAHHQAEAVAKTIAADINGRGEPGAFDGNGMCWIETGGSVAGYGSGDFYAEPKPALKIGRPSRLNHLNKVLFERWWLWRWF